CGACCGGCTGGGCATGACGCTGGCGGTCTCCGGCATTTCGTTTCCGGCATTCGCGCTGGGCATGATGCTGATGCAGGTTTTCTCTGTCCAGCTCGGGTGGCTGCCGACCATAGGCGCGTCCAGCTGGCAACACTACATATTGCCCTCGATTACGCTGGGTGCCGCCGTGGCGGCCGTGATGGCGCGTTTTACCCGCGCTTCCTTCGTCGAGGTCATCCAGGAGGACTTCGTGCGCACGGCGCGGGCCAAGGGCCTGGCCGAATCGGTGGTCGTGGCCAAGCACACCCTGCGCAACGCCCTGATTCCCGTGGTGACGATGATGGGCCTGCAGTTCGGCTTCCTGCTGGGCGGATCCATCGTGGTGGAGACCGTTTTCAGCTGGCCCGGACTGGGCGCGCTGCTGGTCGATGCCGTCACGCAGCGCGACTATCCGGTCATCCAGGGCCTGGTGCTGCTGTTTTCCCTGGAGTTCATTCTGATCAACCTGGTGGTCGACGTGCTGTATGGCGTGATCAATCCCAGCATCCGGTACAAGTGAGGCGGCCATGACGCAACTCGATAACACTGCCGCAGCGGGCGCCACCACGGCCGCCGTGCCCGCCGCCACCGAAGCGGTGCGCACGCCTTTCAGCGAGTTCTGGCGCAAGTTCAAGAAGCAGCACCTGGCGGTCGCGGCCGGCATTTTCGTGCTGCTGCTGATCCTGGTGGCCGTATTCGCGCCGTGGATCGTGCCCTTCGACGCCGAGAACTATTTCGACTACGACAACCTGAACGCCGGCCCGTCGCTGGCGCACTGGTTGGGCGTGGACGCGCTGGGCCGCGATATCTTCAGCCGCATCCTGATGGGCGCGCGCATTTCGCTGGTGACCGGCTTCGTGTCGGTGGTGCTGGGCGCCGCGGTGGGGACGTTCCTGGGCCTGATGGCCGGCTATTACGAGGGCTGGTGGGAACGCATCAGCATGCGTCTTTCCGACGTGCTGCTCGCATTTCCCGGCATGTTGCTGGCCATCGGCGTGGTGGCCATCCTCGGTTCCAGCATGGTCAACGTGGTCGTGGCCGTGGCGGTGTTCAGCGTACCGGCCTTCGCCCGCCTGGTGCGCGGCAATACGCTGGCGATCAAGCACATGACCTATGTGGAAGCGGTGCGCAGCATCGGCGCTTCGGACTGGACCATCATCCTGCGCCATATCCTGCCGGGCACGATCTCGCCCATCGTGGTCTACGGCACCATGCGTATCGGCACCTCCATCATCACGGCCGCCAGCCTGTCCTTCCTGGGCATGGGCGCGCAGCCGCCCACGCCGGAGTGGGGCGCGATGCTGAACGAGGCGCGCGCCGATATGGTGACCTCGCCGCATATTGCCGTGTTTCCGGCGCTGGCGATCTTTCTGACCGTATTGGCGTTCAACCTGCTGGGCGACGGCTTGCGCGACGCCCTGGATCCCAAGATCGACCGGCGGTAGGCATGATCGAGCCGCAACCCCGTTTCCCGCGCGTCGGCACGCTGCCCAGCGGCCCGTTGGATTCCCTGTGCGACATCGATGGCGTGACCGTCGGCCATGCCACGTTGGCGCGGGGATCCGTACAGACCGGCGTGACCGTCGTGCGGCCGCATGCGGGCGATATCTATCGCGACAAGGTGCCGGCCGCGGCCAGCGTGCTGAACGGCTTCGGCAAAAGCGTGGGCCTGGTGCAGGTGGAAGAGCTCGGCGTACTGGAAACGCCGATCGCACTGACCAACACCTTCGCCGTCGGTACGGTGGCGAACGCCCAGATCCGCCAGGCCGTCGCGGCCAACGCGGAGATCGGCCGAGCCTGGCCCACGGTCAATCCGCTGGTGTTCGAATGCAACGACGGCTACCTGAACGACATCCAGGCGATGGCGGTCAGCGAAGCCGACTACGTGGCCGCCCTGGAGGCCACGGGGCCGCGTTGCGCGCAGGGCGCCGTCGGTGCCGGCCGCGGCATGTCCTGCTTCGGCTTCAAGGGCGGCATCGGCAGCGCATCGCGGCGCACGCGGTCGATCGACGATCGGTCGTGGATGGTTGGCGCGCTGGTCCTGGCCAATTTCGGCCGTCAGCCGCTGTTGACGGTCGCCGGCAGGCCGTTCGGCCGTTGGCTGGAACAGGCGCGTACCGGGGCCGGCGGCCTCGCCGCGGCGAGCGGCGAACGAGCGCCGCATGGCGGCGCGAGGCAGTCGAGCCATGCCGGCGCCCACACCGCCGGCCACCCAGCCGGCCACGCAGCCCGCCCGGCTGAAGACGACGCCGAGAAAGGCTCCATCATCCTGATGCTGGCCACCGACGCGCCGCTCGACGCCCGGCAACTGCGCCGGCTTTCCCTGCGCGCGGGCGCCGGCCTGGCCCGCACCGGTTCGGTATTCGGCCACGGCAGCGGCGACATCGCCCTGGCGTTTTCCACGGCGTACACCGTGCCGCACCTGGCGCAGCGGCCGATGCCGGCCATCGCCATGCTGCACGAAACCCGCATCGATCCGCTGTTCGAGGCGGCCGCGGAAGCCACGGAGCAGGCCATCCTGCACGCCCTGTGGCATGCCGAGGGCGTGACCGGCCGCGACGGCCATGAACGCCAGGCCATCCGCGATGCCATTCCCGCGTGGCCGCAATGGCTGGCCGCGGGGCCATGATCACCTTCCTCTCTTGATCGAGCAGTCATGCGCATATTGATTTCCACCGATATCGAGGGCGTCGCCGGCGTCTTCCATTCCCAGCAGGTCACCGCCGGCAATACCGAATACGAGCGTGCCCGCGCCTGGATGACGGGCGAAGCCAATGCCGCCGTCGCCGGCGCCTTCGAGGGCGGCGCCGACGACGTGCTGGTCA
Above is a genomic segment from Bordetella genomosp. 11 containing:
- a CDS encoding DmpA family aminopeptidase produces the protein MIEPQPRFPRVGTLPSGPLDSLCDIDGVTVGHATLARGSVQTGVTVVRPHAGDIYRDKVPAAASVLNGFGKSVGLVQVEELGVLETPIALTNTFAVGTVANAQIRQAVAANAEIGRAWPTVNPLVFECNDGYLNDIQAMAVSEADYVAALEATGPRCAQGAVGAGRGMSCFGFKGGIGSASRRTRSIDDRSWMVGALVLANFGRQPLLTVAGRPFGRWLEQARTGAGGLAAASGERAPHGGARQSSHAGAHTAGHPAGHAARPAEDDAEKGSIILMLATDAPLDARQLRRLSLRAGAGLARTGSVFGHGSGDIALAFSTAYTVPHLAQRPMPAIAMLHETRIDPLFEAAAEATEQAILHALWHAEGVTGRDGHERQAIRDAIPAWPQWLAAGP
- the gsiD gene encoding glutathione ABC transporter permease GsiD → MTQLDNTAAAGATTAAVPAATEAVRTPFSEFWRKFKKQHLAVAAGIFVLLLILVAVFAPWIVPFDAENYFDYDNLNAGPSLAHWLGVDALGRDIFSRILMGARISLVTGFVSVVLGAAVGTFLGLMAGYYEGWWERISMRLSDVLLAFPGMLLAIGVVAILGSSMVNVVVAVAVFSVPAFARLVRGNTLAIKHMTYVEAVRSIGASDWTIILRHILPGTISPIVVYGTMRIGTSIITAASLSFLGMGAQPPTPEWGAMLNEARADMVTSPHIAVFPALAIFLTVLAFNLLGDGLRDALDPKIDRR
- the gsiC gene encoding glutathione ABC transporter permease GsiC; amino-acid sequence: MLTYIVKRLLGMIPTLLLVIAVVFMFVHMLPGDPARLAAGQDADEQTVQLVRQELGLDLPLPQQFVRYFTHMLQGDLGVSLRSKRPVSTEIADRFVPTLLLTLASMVWSVLFGMIIGIASAVWRNRWPDRLGMTLAVSGISFPAFALGMMLMQVFSVQLGWLPTIGASSWQHYILPSITLGAAVAAVMARFTRASFVEVIQEDFVRTARAKGLAESVVVAKHTLRNALIPVVTMMGLQFGFLLGGSIVVETVFSWPGLGALLVDAVTQRDYPVIQGLVLLFSLEFILINLVVDVLYGVINPSIRYK